The DNA segment GCACTGCTCGGAAGGCCGGGTGACGCGGGACGGGTGCTCGACCGCAGGCGGCGAATCAACCGGCCTCCGTTGCCGACCGCGCTCACCGACCGCGAGCGCAGTGTGTTGCGCTTGTTGCCCACTTTGCGTTCCATCGAGGAAATCGCCGCCGACCTGACGGTCTCACCGAACACCGTCAAGACGCATGTTCGCGGTATCTACGCGAAACTGGCCGTGAGCAAGCGCAGGGATGCCGTCGCGGTCGCGATCCGGCAGGGACTGCTCTCGCCGAGGAGCGACGGAACGCTCGATTGACCCGGGTCTCTCAGCACCACGGGAAAGGTGCCTTTTGGCTCTAGGGCCCACTCTCCCGCGTTCCTAGCCTCGATGAATGGCGGCAACATCGCTGACTGGCAGGGTGCGTTCTCGATGGCAGGCACCACGCGCCAAGGTCGTTCCACCACGGGTTCCCGACTATTTCGTGCGGCGCCCCGGTTTGCGGGACCGGCTCGACGGCGCCATGGCCCCGGCGGGTGTGACGCTCGTGTGCGCCCCACCGGGATACGGGAAGACACTGTTACTCGCCGACTGGGTCGAGGCGACGGGAACACATGACAAGGCGTGGCTCACGCTCGATCCGGGAGATTTGTCGGCCGAGGGCTTCCTCAGCGCCGTGCTGTGCGCGGTCCGCGAATGCCCCGTCGTGCCAGGGGACAGCAAGATCCACGACCTTGCCGTGCGGGGCGCTCGCGACCCGGCGACGGTGCTGGCCAGTCTCGTCGACGCGATCGGGGTGCTGAGGACGAGGCTGCACCTCGTTCTCGATGACGTGCAGGTCCTTTCCGGACGGGAGACGTTCAGGACGCTGGCCGGTCTGGTCCGTGATCAGCCGAGAAATCTCCGCCTCGTTCTGGTGTCGTCGTCGGAGCCACCGCTGCCGTTCGCGCGGTTGAGGGTCGAGGGGCGGCTGTCCGAACTCGATGGGGCCGACCTCCGGTTCTCCGCGGACGAGGTGCCTTCCCTGCTGCGTCTGGCCGGTGTCGACCTGACCGAACGGCAGACCCGCAGGCTGGTGGAGCTGACCGACGGCTGGGCCGCCGGTCTGCGACTGGCCGCGAGGTCGCTGCGCGACGCACCGGACCCCGACCGGTTTCTCGATGAGTACGCGAGTCTGGACCGGACCATCGCCGATTTCCTCATCGGCGAAGTGCTTTCCCGCTTGCCGCGGAAAGCGAGCAGGCTTCTGCGGTTGCTGAGCGTGTGCGAGAACGCGACACCCGCGCTCGCGGCGACGCTGTCCGGCGAGGCCGGCGCTGGAGAGGTGCTGGCCGGGCTCGAACGCGAGAACTCACTGGTGACCGTGCACGGAAAGGACCGTCGCTGGTACCGGATCCACCCGCTCCTGCGTTCCTACCTGAACGCCGACCTGAACAGGTCGAGTCCCGAACTCGTGCCCGTGCTGCACAAGCTGGTCGCCGCCTCACTCGCGGAGGAGGGACACAACCAGGAGGCGCTGCGGCACGCGTGCCGCAGCGGTGACGGGCAGGCAGTCGTCTCCTTGCTGAGGTCGACGGCGATCGACCTGCTCCTGCTCGGCGAACCGGATCTGGTGCTGGAGGGAGTGGCCGCCGCGGGCTCGGCCTTCGCCCACGCCGATCCGTGGCTGATCCTGTTCTCGGCGTTGTCCTGGTTGCAGAAGGGCGAATTCACCGAAGCGGAGCGGGCGCTGGCCCTCGCCCGCGGCAGGTGGCCTGCCGCCGCGGGCCCGGCGCTCGTCGAGTTCCAGCGTCTCATCGTGTCGGCTCACGCCTGCGCGCTCGGCAAGCTCCCTCGCGCCGCGCCCCTCGTTCACTGGGGCGGTGGAGAAGGGTCGGCAGCCCTGGCCGCCTGGAACAGCGTCGATCGTGCCGTGCGGCTGGCCGCCGATGGCGAGCGGAGCGAGGCGCTGCGGGAGCTGCGGATCGCCGACTATCTCGCCGAGGAGAACGGCCTCACCTATCTGTCACTGCACGCCAAGGTCGCGCTGTCCTTCGTCGAGGTGGCCGGAGGGGACTATCCCGCGATGGAGCTGGCCTGTGAGCAAGCGCTTGCGCTCGCCGCGCGCGGCGGCTGGCGGCGCTCACCGTGGGTGCCGCTGTGCCGGGTCCTGCTCGGCCTGGCCAGGCTCGTGCACCTCGACCCGGCTGGAGCGCTGAGGGCGGTCGAGGGAACGGCTTCCTCGACGTGGCCGATGGTGAGGTTCGCGGGCGAACTGGTCGCCGCGACCGCCGGTTTCGACAGGGGAGAGCGGGCTGTCGGGCTCGACCGGCTGCACGCCGCGAGAAGGGAACTCGGGGACCGGCCTCTCGACGCGGCACTGGTGGCCATGGCGGCACTCACCGAGCACAAGTGCGCACTCGACCTGAGCCGGTTCCCGCTCGCCCGCGAGGTCGCCGGCTGGGCGGCGGGCCGGCTCGGTGCCGGAAGGGAAAGCCACCTGATCGAGGCGAGAACCGCGTTCGCGCACGGCGATCTGGACGAGGCCGTACGGTCGCTGCGCCTGTTGCGGGAATGCGAGCCACCCGCTTTGGTGCCGACGACCGACGTCGAGGCCAGCCTGCTCGAATCCACGATCGCGCTCGCGGTCCATCGCAGGACGCTGGCGAGGCAAGCGCTCGACACCGCGCTCCGGCTGGCGGAGCCGGCCGAGGTGCTGCGTCCCTTCGCCTTCGTCGATCAGGGCGTGCGCCGCCTGCTCGTCGAGCAGCTCGGTGGATTCGGCAGCACCAACGGCTTCGCGGGCAAGGTCAGGACGGTACTGACCGGATTCACCGAGGAGCGGGCGGAGACGGCGAGGCTGACCACGAGGGAACTCGCGGTACTGCACAGCCTGACCTCCTCGCGCCAGCTCGACGAGATCGCCTCGCAGCTCAGCGTTTCGGTGAACACCGTCAAGACCCACGTGAGGGCGATCTACGCCAAGCTGGGAGTGAACAGTCGCAGGCAGGCCGTCGTCGCGGCGCGCGAGCGAGGACTCGACTGAGCCCGGCCGGGCCCTCATCCGGTGCGGGTGGTGCCCGCCGGGGGAGACACGCGTGAGCATCGGCGCATGAGCTTGCTCCGCACCGGCCAGGACGGCGCCGGGTATCGCCCCGCCCACGCCGCGGATCTGCACATCACGGCGTGGGCCCTGACGAGAGAGGGCTGTTTCGCGCAGGTCCTCGCGGCGCTCACCGACAGCTGGGTGCGGCCCCGGCCGAGGACGGCGACCGCGACGGCTCAGCACGAGGTGCGGGCCGGCACCGACGACGAGCTGCTCGCCGGGGTTCTCGGCTGCGTCATCGCTCGTATCCGGTCACTGGGGCAGGTGCCGGTGTCGACCAGGGTGAACGTGATTCCCGGCGGGCTGCGGGTGACCAGCGCGGTGGCCGACCTCTCGGCGATCGTGTCGTCGGGGCCGATTCCGAAACGGGTGTCGGCGCCGCATTGCCGTTGCACCCGGGGTGACCGGATGTGGTGCTGCACCGCGCGAATCGATCTGTGACGACGCCATGTCGGCAGGAATCCGTCGTGGACGGCAGCCCGGTGACCGGCTCACCCCTGACGGACGATGCGCCGGAACCGTTACCCCAGGGGCAATGGCTCCACGGGGGTGGTCGGCGCGCGAGCGAACCGGAGGATGGCATGACGGACAAGACGGCGGCATCGGGAGCGAGCATCGCCGACCACGGGATCGTCGGCGATCTGCAGACGGCGGCACTCGTCAGCACGCGAGGGTCGATCGACTGGTTCTGCTGCCCGCGATTCGATTCCCCGAGCGTCTTCGGCGCGTTGCTGGATGAGGACGGCGGGCACTTCGGCATCCGGCCCGCGGGCGGTGAGTACACCACCAGACAGGCTTATCATCCCGACTCCGCCGTGCTGATCACTCGTTTCTTCACCGAGAGTGGAGTCGGCGAGGTCGTCGACTTCATGCCCCCGCTCACCGGGGCCGCCACGAGTGGCCACCGGATCGTGCGCATGCTCCGCTGTGTCAGGGGAACGTTGCGCTTCCTGGTCGAGGTCGCTCCTCGCTTCGACTACGGCCGCCAGCGGCACGAGGCAGGGCGCGCCGGAGCCGGAGTGCTGTTTTCCGCGGGCGGCTCGACGATCGCGCTGCATCCGGTCCGCGAACCGGGCGAGGAGTACCTTGCCGCCACCGAGGTGACCGGCGGTGACGTACGCGTCGACATCGAACTGACCGCTGGACAGGTCCGCGGTGTCGTGCTCGAATCCGATCCCGACGGCCCGCCGCGCGAGATCAGGCCAGCCGAGATCGGCGCGCTCTTCGATCGGACCGTCGGCTTCTGGCGCTCTTGGCTGGCCGGGTCCACCTACCGCGGCCGGTGGCGCGAGGCGGTGACCAGATCGGCGATCACGCTCAAGCTGATGACCTACGCCCCGACCGGCGGCATCGTGGCCGCCCCGACGATGGCGCTACCCGAGCAAATCGGTGGTGAACGCAACTGGGACTACCGCTACACCTGGGTGCGGGACGCGTCCTTCTCGGTCGGCGCGCTGCTCGGACTAGGGCTGTTGGACGAGGCACGGTCCTTCGGCGCGTGGCTCGGCGACAGGGTGCGGGAGCGAGCAGGCGGCCCCTCCGGCCCGCTCAAGATCATGTACCGGGTGGACGGCACGTCCGAGCTGAAGGAGGAGGCGCTGCCGCACTGGTCCGGTTACCGTGCGTCCCGCCCCGTGCGGGTGGGTAACGACGCCGCCGATCAGTTGCAGCTCGACATCTACGGGGAGGCGCTTGACAGCGTCTTCATCGCCGACCGGGCGGGGATCGGGCTGCCGTTGCGGGGCTGGGCCGCCATCGCCGACGTACTGGACTGGGTGAGCAGGAACTGGCAGCAGGACGAGGAGGGGATCTGGGAGACGAGGGGAGGCCGCAGGCCCTTCACCTACGGCAGGCTGATGTGCTGGACCGCCCTCGACCGAGGGATCCGGCTGGCCACCGAGCACGGCCGTCCGGCCGAACTCGCGCGATGGACGAGAGAACGCGACCGGATCCACGAGGAGATCCAGGAAAAAGGCTGGCATCCCGCGCGGCACGCGTTCGTCCAGCACTATCACACCGACGTCGTCGACTCGGCGTTGTTGCGGATGCCCAAGGTCGGCTTCGTTGCCCCGCGCGATCCACAATGGCTGTCCACATTGGACGTCATGAAGCAGGATCTGGTCACCGACAGCCTGGTGTACCGCTACGACCCGGCTGCCTCACCGGACGGGCTGCGTGGCGAGGAGGGAACCTTCTCGTTGTGTACCTTCGCCTACGCCGAAGCGCTGGCCAGGTCGGGGCGGCTGGAACAGGCGTGGCTCGTGTTCTCGAAGATGCTCACCTACGCCAACCACGTCGGCCTCTACTCCGAGGAGATCGCGCTGACGGGAGAGCAGGTCGGCAACTTCCCGCAGGCATTCACCCACCTGGCTCTCGTCGACGCCGCGCTCGCGCTCGACCGCGCACTGGACGCGGCCGGCTGAGGGAAGGGCGGCGTTCGGCGAGCACGGCGTTGAGCACGTGACCGAGCACCACGAACCTGGCCAACAGCGTCAGCCACACGAGCAACGCCGCCGCGACCCCCAGCGTCCCGTACAACTCGGAAGCGCGGCTGAGCTTCGCCGGAAGCACGTAGGCCGCGACGAGCCGCAGGACTTCCAGACCGGCGACGAAGACGAGCGCGCCTGGCAGAACCTCCGCGAAGGAGGCGGCGGTTCCGGTGCGCATCAACAACACGGCCAGCGGCACGAGCACCGCCAGCACGCACAGCGATGCCACCGGAACGGGAAGTCCGGCGGCCGAGTGGAGCAACGGCCCGGCGACGCAGGCGACGGTGAAACCCAGCATCACCGCCGTGTACCTGGCCGATCTGCGCAGCAACAGCCGTCCCGAATCGCTCTCCGCTCCCGGCCTGATGCGCTCGTTCATGCCGTCGAAGGTCCGGCTCAGCGCGACACCGGCGAGACACAGCGATGCGGCGCCGAGCACGGCGAGCACATACCGGCTCTGCTGAGCTTGGATACCGATCTGCTCGAACACACTGCCGGTGACCGGGCCGAGGCCGGTCCTGCGGACCAATTCCCTGTTGTGCCCAGCCCCGAAGCCAAGCAAGGCGACGACCAGCAGCGCGCACGGCAACAGCCACAAGAAGAGCCGGAAGGCCAGCGCGGCTGCCAGCAGCCTGCCGGAACTCCGCCGGTCCCGCTGGGCCACCTCGATCGCGACGGCGACCGGAGGGTGCCGTTCGGCCGCGTTCAGGAGCGCCGCCCGCAAGCGCAGGCGCTGTGTCCGGATGATCACCCGCACGCGGGTCACCGCAGCGGCCCGGCCCCGTCATGCCGGTGTTCGCGACTCGCTCTCCGGCGTGAGCACGGCCAGGATGATCAGCACGTCCAGTGCGATGACGATGATGCTCCACAACGGGCTCGCCGCGACGAACACGAGCTGTGCCAGTGCGTTGAACCCGGCCAGAAGCACCGCGACCACCTTGGCCCACTCGGCGCCGAGGAACAACGCCACTCCGGTGGCCGCCGCGAAGACGCCGACGCCGAGGTGGATCCAGGACCACGCGGTGATGTCGAAGACGAGCGTCCCCATGGGGCCGGTCACGTAGTAGCCGGAGCGGAAGAGCCCGACCAGGCCGATGACGGCGTTGAACACGCCGGCCAGCGCGAGCAGGGTGCCCGCGGCCAGCAGTCGGCCCGATGCGGCCAGCCGGATGCCACCGGCCCGGGTTCCCGTGTGCTCGGGCGAGGCTGACGCGCGCATGACAGGCCCCTCTCAGCCGAGTGCTTCGGTCAGCACCCTGCTCCGGGGGAACGAGAGTCACGTCGCCCGTGGGGGGTGAGCCGGGCCGGTCAGATCCGGTTGCGGGCGATGAGCTGTGCCGCGATCACGTTGCGCTGGATCTCGTTGGTGCCCTCACCGACGATCATCAGCGGCGCGTCGCGGAAGTAGCGCTCGACGTCGAATTCCTTGGAGTAGCCGTAACCGCCGTGCACTCTGATCGCGTCGAGCGCCACCTGCATCGCGGTCTCCGAGGCGAACAGTTTCGCCATCCCGGCTTCCATGTCCGCTCGTTCGCCCGCGTCGAGCCGTTCGGCCGCGTCGAGGGTCAGCAGCCTCGCCGCCCGCATCTTGGTCGCCATGTCCGCGAGCAGGTTGCCGACCGACTGGTGTTTCCAGATCGGCTTGCCGAAGGACTCCCTTTCCTGCGCGTAGGCGCACGCGGCGTCCAGCGCCGCCTGCCCGACACCCAGCGCGCGAGCGGCGACCTGTACGCGGCCGACCTCCAGCCCGCGCATCATCTGCGCCCAGCCTTCGTTCGGCCGCCCTCCGAGTACGCCCTCGGCCGGTACCCTCCTGCCTTCGAAGATCAGCTCACACGCCTCGATGCCGCGATAGCCGAGTTTCGGCAGCTTCTTGGAGACGGTGAGCCCATCGCCCGGCTCGGCGAGCAGGACGCTCATGCCGTGGTGAGCGGGTTCGGCCTCGCTGTCCGTCACGCACAGCAGCCCGATCAGCCCGGAATGCGCCGCGTTCGAGATCCAGGTCTTCGACCCGGTGACCGACCAGCCACCATCCTCCGGCACCGCACGGGTTCGCATCGCTTGCAGGTCGCTTCCGCCGCCCGGCTCGGTCAGCGCCATCGTGGCACGCAACGTGCCGTCGGCCATCCTCGGCAGGTAGTGCTCGCGCTGCCACGGCGTGCCGAACGTCTTGATCAGATAGGTGATGACGGAATGTCCGCCGATCGCCCCGGCGAGGCTCATCCAGCCGCGGGCCAGTTCCTCGGTGACCCGCGCGAAACACGCGGTGCTGACGTCGATTCCGCCGTACTCGGCCGGGGTGAGGAGACCGAAGAAGCCGAGCGTCTTCATCTCGTCGATGAACTCGGCTGGATAGATGTCGTCCTCTTCGAATTCGCGCACGCGTGGACGCACGCGTTCGTCGACGAATTCCGACACCAACGCGACGATCCGTTCCTCGTCCTCGCCGAGTCTCATTGCCGGTCCTTTCCGTGCTGCCGCCGCGCGTCGCGCACCAGTGTCCCGCCGACGATGAGCCGCTGGATCTCACTCGTGCCCTCGTAGAGTCGCAGCAATCGCACGTCGCGGTAGATCCGTTCGACCGGCACATCCCTCATGTACCCGGTGCCGCCGTGGATCTGCACCGCGAGATCGGCGACCTTTCCCGCCATCTCGGTGCAGAACAGCTTCGCAGCCGAAGGTCCTTTCCTCGTGTCCTCGCCGGTGACGTAGCGCAGCGCGGTCTCGCGCACCAGTGCTCTCCCGGCCATGACGCCGGTGTGCTGGTCGGCGAGCATGGCCTGCACGAGCTGGAATTCGCCGATGGGCGTGCCGCCCTGGGTGGCGGAAGCGGCGTAGGCAACGGATTCGTCCAGCGCGCGTTGCGCGGTGCCGACCGCGAGCGCGGCGATGTGCACTCGTCCCCGCGCCAGCGACGTCATCGCGGCGGCGTAACCGGTGTCCTCGTCGCCGCCGACCAGTGCGGACGCGGCGACTCTGACCCCGGAGAAGGTGACGTCGGCCGTCCACGCGCCCTCCTGGCCCATTTTCCGGTCCCTGGCACCGACGCCGACACCGGGCGTGCCGGCCGGGACGAGGAAGACCGCGATGCCCGTTCCGGAGGCGTCGGCCGGTCTGGTGCGGGCGAAGACGATGAACAGGTCGGCGACCGGGGCGTTGGTGATGAACCGCTTCTGGCCGTCGAGAATCCAGCCGTCGCCGTCCCTGCGAGCCGTGGTGCGCAGCCCTGCCGGATTGGAGCCCGCACCGGGTTCGGTCAGCGCGAACGACGCCACCACCTCGCCGGAGGCGATGCGCTCCAGCCACTCGCCCTTTTGTTCCGCGGTGCCGAAGTTGACCAGCACCTGGCCCGCGATGCCGTTGTTGGTGCCGAACATCGACCGCAGCGCCAGCGACGTATAACCAAGCTCCATGGCCAGTTCGACGTCCTGGGTCAGGTCCAGGCCGAGCCCGCCCCACTCCGCTGGGATCGCGTAGCCGAACAGGCCCATCGCGGCCGCCTGCTCGCGCAGTTCGCGCGGAATGGCGTCGGTGTCGGCGATCTCCCGTTCGCGCGGTAGGACCGCCGACCTGACGAAGTCGCGGACGACGGCGAGAATGGCGCCGAAGTCCTCGTGGCTCACCTCGGGAGTGTGTCCCTTGCCGGCCGGCGATGTCAGCATGTGCAGTGTTCTACCAGATTTTGCACCTCCCGCGGATTGCCGACAAGCCACGCGCCGAGTTCTGTGGTTGGTTCATCAGCTCCAAGTGGAATCAGCGCTGTTCGTCGTGCCGGGTCGCTCCGTGGTGGCGTCGGAGGACAGAGCCGCGACGGCGGGGGACTTGGACTCGTATCGGACTACTGTTGCTCGCAACTGGGCGGCATAAAGATAGATGTCCTCGGCGGAGAGAACCGGTACACGGGTCTCGACCTTGTTCTCGTCGAAGACGCCGAGATACTTTTTGAACGATTGAACCAAAGTCGGGCGATCGGTTTTCTGTTGTTGTTGTCGAGCAGGACTCCGAAATACGTTTTCGTATCTCGGGCTACGATCCTGGATGGCGCTACGTCGCCACATGCAATCGCCTTGACTATGCGATAGCCTTCCAGCTCTTCCTCTGTTGTGGTTATTCGTTCCGTGTTTTCATTTGCTTCTGGCTCGACGGGAGAGTCATTATTCCTGGTATCAGTCGGCGCCTTTTGTTCCGGTGCTGTGCCGCTGGAGACGCTGACATAAGCGTCGGGTCCGCCGAGAGCGTTCTTCAAGCGATCATTGACCTGTTCGTTCAAGAACTGGCCCATGGCTTTTTCGACCAGGGGGAGAAACTGGTCTCGAACCCGCTGGGTGAACGAGCCGTCGTAGACGCGGTTCGTCAGGAGTCGGACCCACTCTTCTTCTGGTTTTCTGAACTGTGCCGCCAGGATACGTTTGAGTTGCCCGATGTACTTGAGTTCCCCTGCGGCGCTGATCACGGAATCGAGGTTGAACGAATCCTTGGCCAGCTTCGCCAGTTCGGGAAGGAGGGTCGCATCGATATCGGAAAGATCCAGTACGAGAAACGGCTTGGCGTCCATCCGGTTTGGTGCGTCCAAGTCGGTGTAGAATTCGTACGCCTCACCATTGGTGAGGATTGCGATCCTGGCGTTCGTGGCCGCGAAGTATCGGAATAGCTGCGATGCATGTTCGATCCGAAGCGGGTCGTTTATTTTCTTGACCTCGACCAGTACTTGGACCTGTCCGTCGTGCGCGATCGCGTAGTCAATTTTCTCCCCCTTCTTGGTTCCTACGTCTGCCGTGAACTCTGGAATCACTTCGGAAGGATTGAATACGTCGTAGCCCAATACTGTGCTGATGAAGGGCATGACAAAGGCGTTCTTAGTCGCTTCCTCGGTTTCTATTTCAGCCTTGTGTTTTCGGATCTTCATCGCCAGTGCCTGGGCGCGTTCTGCGATCTCCATGTCCCGTCCTTCTTGGCCGCAAGGCCGCGAGCTTGTGGGGTAGGGCCCTTCCCGGTTTGCTCTCAGATCGGGGTTGTCCGACATATTGTTACGCGGGTGAAGACTCGGCTCCGTCGGTGGCGCTAACCGCGTGGCCGGCTCAGCGAAGGTATGCGACGGTCCAGCACCGTCGCGAAGTGACTGTTGTGCCTGACCTGTTGAAAGACCACGGTGAACTCGTTTTGGGATCAATCCGATCGGCTCGGCAGCCGGATAAGTTGCAGTCCGAGGCGCGTGCTGATGTGGACCGCGCTTGTCGATGGTGGTATAGCGGCCTTCGGAAGTCACTGTGGGGCAGTTGACGGTCGCCTTGATCATCCACAGTGGACATATTGATTCCCGTGGGACCGAAAGTTTCTCGGTACCACGGGAATCTCGCTATGGTCAGACGATGGCGCCGCAGCTTCGCGGGTCGGTGTCCAGTCGCGGGTCGTCGCCGGGAATGGCTTCGTACTCGAAGCGCTGCACTTCCCTCGCCACCCCGTCCTCGACGTGGTAACGGATGCGGGTTCCGTCGAAGAGTGGAACCTCGCCCGAGGAGTCGACGAGCCGTGCGTTCAATGCCTCCAGGTCGCGGTCGCCGGTGTCCGGGTAGTCGAAGCAGTTGTAGCCCGATCTCGCGGCGGCACCCCCGCCTTCGTAGACCTGCAACCGGGAACCGTCGGGGTTGGCGACCGGGAAGATCTTGCCCCTGGCCGGGTCGTAGTACCAGGCGTTGAAGGTGACCGTGTTGGCGCCGACGTACTCGGCGACCATGATCTCGTGTGTTCCGTCGCTGTTCACGTCGACCGGACGCGGTTGCTGCAACGGATAGCTCGCGTCGCCCTCGATGGTGACCTCCACCGGTCCCCCCGCAAGCGCGAAGGTCAGCGTCTGGCTTGTCGGCGACACCTCGGTCAGGGTGACGTCGTCGAGGCTGCCATCACCGTCCACATCAGCCTGTACGGTGTGCGATTCGTACTCGTCCGCGACGGCGGTGGCCGCGGTGGTGGCCGTCAGTGCCACGCCGAGCACTCCGACGGCGCCCGCCGCGAGAAGCCTTGTCATGGAGCCGGACATGGTGTTCCCCCAATCCACGGGCGCCGCGTCGCGCCCGCCTTTCGATTGCCGTACATGGGGATAACGTCCTTTTCGGCGCCGGGGTTGTCCGTGGTTCGTACCTCATGGGGAAGTCACCCGTTGGAGACCGACGATGTGCGCTCCGACCAGCGAGGGCGTCTCGCGGTGACCGGAGCCCGGTTCACTATCCGGCGCTCACCTTGTGTTTGCCCGCGTCACCGCCGGGTTCGTCGGCGGGCGGCTCTTCGAGGTCGATACTGCTGCGCAGCATGGTCGGCTTGAGCGCGACCGCCGCCGCGACGCCCAGCAGCGCGATCACCGCCGAGATCAGGAAGATGTGCCCCGTGGCGTCGCCGTAGGCATTGCGCACGATGCCTTCGATCTCAGGCGGCAGTTGTTCGAGGTTCAGGTTGCTCGTGCTCCCCATCGCCGTCGAAGGGAGCCCGGCCGCTTCAAGCCCTTCCCGGACGCTGGCCAGGACCCGGTTGGCGAGAACGGCGCCCAGCACCGAGACTCCCACCGTGCCGCCGAGTGAACGGAAGAACGTGATCGACGCGCTCGCCGCGCCGATGTCCTTGAGCGCCACGGTGTTCTGCACGGCGAGCACGAGGTTCTGCATCGACATGCCGACCCCGACGCCCACCAGCACGATCCCTGCCGACACGATGATCATCGAGGTGGAGTTGTCGACGGTAGCCAGCACGGCGAAGCCCGCGACGAGCACGATGGTTCCCGCCACGATGTAGGGCTTGATCTTGCCTGTCCTGCTGATGATCTGGCCGACCACGGTCGAGGACACCAGCACACCCGCCATCATCGGGATCATGAGCAGCCCAGCCTCCGTGGGGCTGTAGCCCCGGCCGACCTGGAAGTACTGCCCGAGGAACACGGCTCCGCCGAACATCGCCATCCCGACGGCGAGGCTGGCGAGAATGGCCAGCGCCGGGGTGCGCCTGCGGATG comes from the Prauserella marina genome and includes:
- a CDS encoding MDR family MFS transporter; this translates as MARPQVLKALSGLLLVLFVAMISSTIVSTALPKIIGSLNGSQTQYTWVVTATLLAATATTPIWGKLADLYSKKLLVEIAIGIFVAGSLISGFAQDAGQLIAARAFQGLGVGGLQALVQVVIAAMIPPRERGRYNGLLGGVMALATVSGPLLGGLIADSSLLGWRWCFFVGIPFALVALVVLHRTLHLQVTRHGKVSIDYVGATLIALGVSILLIWVSFVDNSFAWLSWQTAAMAGPGIVLLVVAVWWESRTVEPVVPLDIIRRRTPALAILASLAVGMAMFGGAVFLGQYFQVGRGYSPTEAGLLMIPMMAGVLVSSTVVGQIISRTGKIKPYIVAGTIVLVAGFAVLATVDNSTSMIIVSAGIVLVGVGVGMSMQNLVLAVQNTVALKDIGAASASITFFRSLGGTVGVSVLGAVLANRVLASVREGLEAAGLPSTAMGSTSNLNLEQLPPEIEGIVRNAYGDATGHIFLISAVIALLGVAAAVALKPTMLRSSIDLEEPPADEPGGDAGKHKVSAG
- a CDS encoding type I restriction endonuclease; its protein translation is MEIAERAQALAMKIRKHKAEIETEEATKNAFVMPFISTVLGYDVFNPSEVIPEFTADVGTKKGEKIDYAIAHDGQVQVLVEVKKINDPLRIEHASQLFRYFAATNARIAILTNGEAYEFYTDLDAPNRMDAKPFLVLDLSDIDATLLPELAKLAKDSFNLDSVISAAGELKYIGQLKRILAAQFRKPEEEWVRLLTNRVYDGSFTQRVRDQFLPLVEKAMGQFLNEQVNDRLKNALGGPDAYVSVSSGTAPEQKAPTDTRNNDSPVEPEANENTERITTTEEELEGYRIVKAIACGDVAPSRIVARDTKTYFGVLLDNNNRKPIARLWFNRSKSISASSTRTRSRPVYRFSPPRTSIFMPPSCEQQ